One region of Gouania willdenowi chromosome 13, fGouWil2.1, whole genome shotgun sequence genomic DNA includes:
- the kctd14 gene encoding BTB/POZ domain-containing protein KCTD14: MSLPERKHSKQPAGGIPGSSVVQINVGGHLFYTTYSTLRKHPESKLAELLSGSGRMFSDRQGNVFIDRDASHFGAVLEFLRSEELPTENIPQVYKEALHYNIKALIKALEETPQMFGEMVGRQHFISKVPNYRENIEVLIRIGRAEAVGVRRSTILVCVLQTDEDLEAYETALQGLQTHRGSVVTFGPWKTELCVKDLLDCVRTDIQKQGYTVNIEPHVVEKSFLQKSYDFFYKLTFTWW, translated from the exons ATGAGTTTACCGGAGAGAAAACACAGCAAACAACCTGCGGGAGGAATCCcg GGTTCGTCTGTGGTGCAGATCAACGTTGGAGGTCATCTGTTCTACACCACCTACTCCACCCTCAGGAAACATCCAGAGTCTAAACTAGCAGAGCTGCTCAGTGGAAGCGGGCGGATGTTCTCAGATAGACAGGGAAACGTGTTCATAGACAGAGACGCGTCGCATTTTGGAGCCGTTCTGGAGTTCCTGAGATCAGAGGAACTTCCCACAGAGAACATCCCACAG GTTTATAAAGAAGCCCTTCACTACAACATCAAAGCTCTGATCAAAGCGTTGGAGGAAACTCCTCAGATGTTTGGGGAAATGGTCGGAAGACAACATTTCATCTCTAAGGTTCCAAACTACAGAGAAAACATCGAG GTTCTGATCCGTATCGGTCGGGCTGAGGCGGTGGGCGTGCGTCGCTCTACCatcctggtgtgtgtgctgcagaCAGACGAGGACCTGGAGGCGTACGAGACGGCCCTACAGGGTCTGCAGACCCACAGAGGGTCCGTGGTGACGTTTGGGCCCTGGAAGACGGAGCTGTGTGTGAAGGACCTGCTGGACTGTGTGAGGACGGACATCCAGAAACAAGGCTACACAGTAAACATCGAACCTCACGTGGTGGAGAAGAGCTTCCTGCAGAAGAGCTACGACTTCTTCTATAAACTCACCTTCACCTGGTGGTGA